One part of the Paroedura picta isolate Pp20150507F chromosome 5, Ppicta_v3.0, whole genome shotgun sequence genome encodes these proteins:
- the LOC143838997 gene encoding uncharacterized protein LOC143838997, with protein sequence MLVSAVASFTTGTCGYASMALYTVDISWREMTTIGHLHFTWSFCLAWLVFSLYFMNGFFSLVTHILYPVTAVGWHGNQIFIEEQEQELASGDNMAVGSLVLPRQGNPTNPGSNAFLVPSICMSSTLL encoded by the exons ATGCTCGTCTCCGCAGTGGCCAGCTTCACTACAG GCACATGTGGGTACGCCAGCATGGCCTTGTATACAGTCGACATTTCTTGGAGGGAGATGACCACAATCGGACACCTCCATTTCACATGGAGTTTCTGCCTCGCCTGGCTGGTGTTTTCTCTCTACTTCATGAATG GTTTCTTTAGCTTGGTGACGCATATCCTCTATCCAGTCACGGCTGTTGGATGGCATGGCAACCAGATCTTCATTGAAGAGCAAGAGCAGGAACTAGCCTCCGGGGACAACATGGCTGTCGGATCCCTAGTCCTCCCCCGTCAAGGGAACCCTACCAACCCGGGGAGCAACGCCTTCCTGGTTCCTTCCATCTGTATGAGTTCCACCCTCCTCTAA